In Fusarium musae strain F31 chromosome 7, whole genome shotgun sequence, a single window of DNA contains:
- the MUS18 gene encoding UV-damage endonuclease has product MTSKRKRTGAHPPPPVPEMPDAPRRSSRRIKDAADRPKSDTDPMKAASPKKTKAVWDTGEGVEEAMRELSEMEQKLQTAVRKQRLAVESSDLHVKKEAAGEPDIRPKMYAPNQDTVVTRGNLEGKSKVVNAAPLDEYDAELAAGDVADAKGEDDGMDRGANRPPPVNSETLPLPWKGRLGYACLNTYLRNATPAVFSSRTCRMASIVEHRHPLANPDEPEHPIKNRPDKNKPADHERGLKYVQDLGLANARDIVKMIRWNVKYGIKFMRLSSEMFPFASHPEHGYKLAPFASEVLAEAGKVAGELNHRVTTHPGQFTQIGSPRKEVVAAAIRDLDYHDEMLTLLKLPEQLDRDAVMILHMGGVYGDKQATVDRFKENYAKLSDSVKRRLVLENDDVAWSVHDLLPVCEELNIPLVLDYHHHNIIFDPSIREGSQDIIGLYDRIKATWTKKGITQKMHYSEQTSSAVTPRDRRKHSARVKTLPPCAPDMDLMIEAKDKEQAVFELMRTFKLPGWDTFNNIVPYERPDESRKAVKKKAKKGKKANGVNGEAEDDIEVPEKIVSAEDFGMGGPQARVYWPEGMEEWLRPKKREIKKAKEGKDGTPVMEQDGDEE; this is encoded by the exons ATGACTTCGAAACGGAAGAGAACTGGGGCCCATCCGCCGCCTCCGGTACCTGAGATGCCTGATGCTCCCAGGAGAAGCAGTCGAAGAATAAAGGATGCTGCTGATCGGCCAAAGTCAGACACAGATCCGATGAAAGCTGCGAGCCCAAAGAAAACAAAGGCTGTCTGGGATACAGGCGAAGGTGTCGAAGAAGCCATGCGCGAGCTGAGCGAGATGGAACAAAAGTTGCAGACTGCCGTCAGAAAACAGCGTCTAGCAGTTGAGTCCTCAGATCTTCATGTCAAGAAGGAAGCCGCCGGCGAACCTGATATTCGACCGAAAATGTATGCGCCGAACCAGGATACTGTTGTCACTCGAGGAAACTTGGAAGGAAAGTCAAAAGTTGTCAACGCTGCACCACTGGATGAGTACGACGCTGAACTCGCTGCTGGCGATGTCGCTGATGCCaaaggtgaagatgatggcatggACCGAGGTGCCAACAGGCCTCCCCCTGTCAACAGTGAAACTCTTCCTCTGCCATGGAAAGGAAGGTTAGGATAT GCTTGCCTAAATACATACCTGCGCAATGCGACTCCTGCTGTCTTTTCCTCGAGGACCTGTCGCATGGCCTCTATTGTTGAGCACCGACACCCTTTAGCAAACCCTGATGAACCAGAGCACCCTATCAAGAATCGACCAGACAAGAACAAGCCCGCAGACCACGAACGAGGACTGAAATATGTGCAAGATTTGGGCTTGGCGAATGCACGAGATATTGTCAAGATGATTCGATGGAATGTCAAGTATGGCATCAAATTCATGAGACTGAGTAGCGAGATGTTTCCATTTGCAAGTCATCCAGAACATGGTTACAAGCTAGCGCCATTTGCGTCAGAAGTGCTGGCGGAAGCTGGCAAGGTAGCTGGAGAGCTGAATCATCGTGTAACAACACATCCTGGACAATTCACACAGATTGGTTCTCCGCGCAAGGAAGTTGTTGCCGCTGCCATTCGCGATCTGGACTatcatgatgagatgctcaCTCTACTCAAACTTCCCGAACAGCTTGACCGCGATGCTGTCATGATCCTGCACATGGGTGGCGTTTATGGTGACAAGCAAGCAACCGTTGACCGATTCAAAGAGAACTACGCCAAACTTTCAGACAGTGTCAAGCGACGATTGGTTTTGGAGAATGACGATGTCGCATGGAGTGTTCATGATCTGTTGCCTGTTTGCGAAGAACTCAACATTCCTCTGGTGCTCGACTACCACCATcacaacatcatctttgaccCATCGATAAGAGAGGGTTCCCAAGACATTATAGGTCTTTACGACCGCATCAAAGCCACCTGGACCAAAAAGGGAATCACCCAGAAAATGCACTACAGCGAGCAGACATCCAGTGCAGTCACCCCAAGAGACCGGCGCAAGCATTCCGCCAGAGTCAAGACACTCCCACCATGTGCCCCCGACATGGATCTAATGATAGAAGCCAAGGATAAAGAGCAAGCTGTTTTTGAGCTGATGCGAACTTTTAAACTGCCAGGTTGGGATACTTTTAACAACATTGTACCATATGAACGACCAGATGAATCACGAAAAGCCGTCAAaaagaaggcaaagaagggcaagaaagcAAATGGCGTCAACGGAGAAGCGGAGGATGACATTGAAGTTCCTGAAAAGATTGTTAGCGCTGAAGATTTTGGCATGGGAGGTCCTCAAGCAAGAGTGTATTGGCCTGAGGGTATGGAAGAATGGCTGCGACCAAAGAAGCGAGAGAttaagaaggccaaggagggCAAAGATGGAACGCCTGTGATGGAGCaggatggagatgaagaatga
- a CDS encoding hypothetical protein (BUSCO:EOG09261WJ8), whose product MASTNFDGTSESFLRWFKSLPGATFSDAIKIVDLRDRNAGRGIIALEDIPAETTLFTIPRRGIINVETSELPKKIPDAFDLDKPDDDDAPGLDSWSSLILIMIYEYLQGENSKWKPYFDVLPTSFDTPMFWSDNELDQLQASHMRHKIGKADAENMFQKTLLPIIRSNSEIFNAANKTDPELIEIAHRMGSTIMAYAFDLENDEEEEEEADGWVEDRDGKSMMGMVPMADILNADAEFNAHVNHEEESLTVTSLRPIKAGEEILNYYGPHPNSELLRRYGYVTEKHSRYDVVEIPWDVVESALTSNFGIPSQVLEQIRGALEEDEEFEDTFVLERETGEVNSDGTFAEPARFESMPEDLQEQLKTFLKGIKKAQPDAVPDKRKRDEIHQAVLAKTLEALVARYPTSISEDEALLKQDLDQRTRMAIAVRLGEKKLLQDAITASTGDVEMTMDDESGPAKRTKR is encoded by the exons atGGCTTCTACGAATTTTGACGGTACAAGCGAAAGCTTTTTGCGCTGGTTCAAGTCTTTGCCTGGTGCTACATTCTCCGACGCCATTAAAATTGTTGATCTTCGTGATCGCAATGCTGGTCGCGGTATAA TCGCCCTCGAGGATATACCTGCGGAAACCACTCTTTTTACCATTCCGAGAAGAGGAATAATCAATGTTGAAACCTCGGAGCTACCGAAAAAGATTCCGGATGCTTTTGACCTCGACAAGcctgatgatgacgacgcaCCGGGGCTGGATTCCTGGAGTTCGCTTATCCTCATCATGATTTACGAGTATCTGCAAGGCGAAAACTCCAAGTGGAAGCCTTATTTCGATGTTCTTCCTACGTCATTTGATACCCCCATGTTTTGGTCCGACAACGAGCTTGACCAGCTTCAGGCCAGTCATATGCGACACAAGATCGGCAAGGCGGATGCTGAGAATATGTTCCAAAAGACGCTGCTCCCCATTATTCGAAGCAACTCTGAGATTTTCAACGCCGCAAACAAGACTGATCCTGAGCTTATCGAGATTGCCCACCGAATGGGCAGCACCATCATGGCGTATGCTTTCGATCTTGAgaatgacgaggaggaagaggaggaggctgacGGTTGGGTTGAGGATCGAGATGGAAAGTCGATGATGGGGATGGTACCTATGGCGGATATTCTGAATGCCGATGCCGAGTTCAAT GCTCACGTCAACCACGAAGAGGAGAGTCTCACTGTGACCAGCTTGAGGCCCATCAAGGCGGGCGAAGAGATTCTCAACTACTATGGCCCTCACCCGAATTCGgagctcttgagaagatacGGATACGTTACCGAGAAGCATTCCCGTTATGATGTTGTCGAGATTCCTTGGGACGTTGTCGAGTCCGCTCTGACCTCCAACTTTGGCATCCCAAGTCAAGTCTTGGAGCAGATT CGCGGCGCTcttgaagaggacgaagaatTTGAAGACACATTCGTTTTGGAGCGAGAAACAGGCGAGGTCAACTCGGACGGCACCTTTGCTGAGCCTGCGCGATTCGAAAGCATGCCCGAAGATCTCCAAGAACAACTCAAGACATTCCTCAAAGGCATCAAGAAAGCACAACCCGATGCTGTCCCCGACAAGCGAAAGAGAGACGAGATCCACCAAGCTGTGCTGGCCAAGACATTGGAGGCTCTCGTAGCAAGATACCCGACAAGCATCTCGGAAGACGAAGCTCTACTCAAACAAGACCTCGACCAACGAACTCGCATGGCTATTGCCGTCAGACTTGGAGAGAAGAAACTACTCCAAGACGCTATTACTGCGTCTActggagatgttgagatgacaATGGACGACGAATCTGGGCCAGCCAAGCGTACAAAGCGTTGA